One genomic window of Micrococcus flavus includes the following:
- a CDS encoding threonine aldolase family protein produces the protein MSTAPGLRAFASDNYAGVHPDVWAALADADADHAVSYGADPLSARLQERVREQFGEQAFAVPVFTGTAANVLALQAMTPPWGAVLTAAGSHLLHDEGGAPVRIGRAPMVPLDTDDGRLSPDMLAAHLDRRGDVHASQPAVVAIAQATEAGTVYTPEQVRALADAAHDAGLSLYMDGARLSNAAAALGVPLRAFTADAGVDVVSYGATKNGAMGAEAVVVLNPEAIVAARLLGPADLPGQDPEDAGARAAQALGYLRKQDMQLASKHRYLAAQLLALLSDDLGVRLAGRANAMAAQLADRVAGLDGVELVRAPEANAVFARLDRAVADRVRARHPFYDWDAAAREVRWMTSWDTTPGDVESFVAALAEALDEAAAR, from the coding sequence GTGAGCACCGCCCCGGGGCTGCGCGCGTTCGCCTCGGACAACTACGCCGGCGTCCACCCGGACGTGTGGGCCGCCCTGGCCGACGCGGACGCGGACCACGCCGTCTCCTACGGCGCGGACCCGCTGAGCGCCCGCCTGCAGGAGCGGGTGCGGGAGCAGTTCGGCGAGCAGGCCTTCGCCGTCCCGGTGTTCACCGGCACGGCGGCCAACGTGCTGGCCCTGCAGGCCATGACCCCGCCGTGGGGCGCCGTGCTCACGGCCGCCGGGTCGCACCTGCTGCACGACGAGGGCGGCGCCCCCGTGCGGATCGGTCGGGCCCCGATGGTCCCCCTGGACACCGACGACGGCCGCCTGTCCCCGGACATGCTCGCCGCCCACCTCGACCGCCGCGGCGACGTGCACGCGAGCCAGCCCGCCGTCGTCGCGATCGCCCAGGCCACCGAGGCGGGCACCGTGTACACGCCCGAGCAGGTGCGGGCCCTGGCCGACGCCGCCCACGACGCCGGCCTGAGCCTGTACATGGACGGGGCGCGCCTGTCCAACGCCGCCGCCGCCCTGGGCGTCCCCCTGCGGGCCTTCACCGCCGACGCCGGCGTGGACGTGGTCTCCTACGGCGCCACGAAGAACGGGGCGATGGGCGCCGAGGCCGTGGTGGTGCTGAACCCGGAGGCGATCGTCGCCGCCCGGCTGCTCGGCCCCGCCGACCTGCCCGGCCAGGACCCCGAGGACGCGGGCGCCCGCGCCGCCCAGGCGCTGGGCTACCTGCGCAAGCAGGACATGCAGCTGGCCTCGAAGCACCGCTACCTGGCGGCGCAGCTGCTGGCGCTGCTCAGCGACGACCTGGGCGTGCGCCTGGCCGGGCGCGCCAACGCCATGGCCGCGCAGCTCGCGGACCGGGTGGCGGGACTCGACGGCGTCGAGCTCGTGCGGGCACCCGAGGCCAACGCCGTGTTCGCCCGCCTGGACCGCGCCGTGGCGGACCGGGTGCGCGCCCGGCACCCCTTCTACGACTGGGACGCCGCCGCGCGCGAAGTGCGCTGGATGACCTCCTGGGACACCACCCCGGGGGACGTGGAGTCCTTCGTGGCCGCCCTCGCCGAGGCCCTGGACGAGGCCGCCGCCCGCTGA